The nucleotide window TAGTAATATGGTAGAAATTGATGTATTTAGGGAAAACACCGCTACGTGCAGGTACATCCCGGCAAGATTCTTTCCATAACATACAGCATAAGATGGCCAGTCTCCATTTCATGGTACATCGTTCGATTCATTTTCCACTTAAAATCGAAAGATacaataatagaatttttattgaggAAGTGGCTGTACTTAACGGTCATAATAAGATTATAGATAGATTAAGATCATCATAAGTTTCAGAAATCTATATATCACTTTTTCTGAtatcaaaatggaaaacaagaaaaattttctgTGGTACTTCCcaatcctgtttatacaaaGGGATTGGAAGGTATTTTTAACATAGTGTATTTCAAATTAGTTCATAAATCCAGCaacacattaaaacaattgttgggtaaGCACAAAGATAAAATATCAGATTTGAAAATCCAAGATGAAAACCAAGATGCAGCCAGTTGACCTATATATTTATCTACAGTTGCATATAAGCTATCAactgatgaattttttttgagtgcAGATCTATGggagtataaaaaaattatttttacatgttCGAGGCGCCACTTAACGTCACTATGTTATAATCAGCTGGttcgtttttttcttcgaaatattgggttaattacaaattaaaaatttttttgctgatGATGGTGGGAAGCTACCACCGCTTATCCTTTTACCGAGATGAGACTTGACGGTATTGATCCAAATTTGaaggaaattattattattacagataGGTATAATAACACCCTTATCGGCTATTAGATAAGATCTTTCGCTGTGCAGTATCTGGTTCTTGTATGATACACAAAAATGGCTCCTATGACACATTAAACTACAACGTACAACTTTAACATAAAGCCACACTAAACTAGTAAATGAAAGAGCGAGAAGTTTGTTGTGATTTGGTTTTTCGGAGAGATAGGGGAATTCTTAATTGGGATATGTTTTGTTTTAAGAATTACCCTGATATAGAAAAACTTCTCTTCTGCTTTTTTTGATGTTGGTTTTTATTTGGGGTAGCATCGGTTATTTTGTGTGTATCTTTCAACTATAGAGTGGAGGAATTAAATGTAGGAGTTTTAgaatggaataaaattaaatcaaatgaaATGCTATGATGAACCAAAGAGTTTATAGGGCGTGTAAGGGCAGGTACAGCTGCAGCGGTATTCTAGGAAAtgagacaaataaaataatattattattaacaataaaatctcTGGTCGAAGCCATCTACTATCATActgtcaaatatttaaatacgtGTGTCATAAATTTACGGGAATGAGATTTTTCAAGTAATGTAGAGATAATTCAGATACCCTAAAGGGGGTTGTTGAGAGTACATAAGATAGTCTGACCTACCATAGGATCTAGAACGTTGATCATCATTGAAAAAATCCAGATATTTTTTTAGGAGATCACCAAAATGTCATAGACAACCAAGATAATGAGATAAGATGGAATTATGTgacacaaatttattttttaaagtgaGTAGAAACAGGGAGTTAACATATGGCATCAAAAGAGTGTTAGTAGAAATAAATGGTTATTCAAGTATGATATCTACCAGAGGTTAGTTGGGAGTGGTTTCAACAAGCTTTAATagaaaaacatttgttttattagaatatttcaaCTTAAAAAATTGCTTGTAATTATATAGTTCTTTTATCAGAGATCATCTGTTTgcttaatgaaattttttatatgggTAATAATTGTTTCCTCATTTCAAATAAGTTTATGTTCATATTACTTACTTTATTGTAGTCCAGTTGCTATGAAAATTATTgtggaaaaatatatgaaataatttgctgtttacttcttcaaaattatccaataaaatataaaatttctcacTTTTAAGAAGCacaatattacaaaattatctTCAGTAATAACTCGATATTCGTATTGTTAAATAACTGGGTGGTTTTTGCAGGCTCATTTTTGAGAGTGCGAGTATGCCAAACCAATATTTTCGAACAACACGAAGCTAACAATTGTGCGTCTTTGGGTTCGAAAGGTgataaacttttcaaaaaaccaTCTTCTTCATAACCTGCTAAGTAAGGCATCGAAGCATTGGGACGGGATAAAAGAAATTCTACAGAAACTGCAAAACCAGCCATGTCCACTGGAAACTTTCTATTGCCAATCCATCCATCATAAAAACCTTTGAAAGtacaattttctacaattgGTGAACTTAAGCCGAGTTCAGTGACTAAACCAACAGGAAACATGGATACCGTCTGGGTTTTTCTGATTTCCATGAATAATTCAATGTCGTATGTATTGTCATCGTCTGCAAAATACACTACACCAGATTTTGTATTGTTTCTTATCCACTCCAATCCTTTGTTTCTGTTGGATACTCCTTTAGGTTTAGAAGGTTCACTTCTATATTTTTCAGGCATTGGTGCTAATAGGTATTCATGTTTCAAACCAAACTTTTcgagaatattttcaattatttcgtttttctCGTAACCATCTTCTATAACAAGCCATGTTAATTTTGGTACCAACAGTAATGTTTGAGATAATCTTACTAGCTCAGGTATTTGTTCTGGTCTTTTATATGTAGGTGTGATTATGTAGAGATGTGgcaaattcgatgttttaattgttttcgaAATGTGAACCAACTCTGATCTTCTCACGCAGTCTTCATCATTCATTATATTCCAAATTATTGAATACTCTATAGTTAACAATAgagtacaaataaatattatcaatgtATATTTACTAATTAACTTTTTCGAGCTGTTCATATCACGAGAAAAACTAGCGAATACATAAGGCaccaaatgaattttattttatttattgttgataattaTGTCTATATCActttattgatataatatatttaataaacgaTTGTAGTAGGTGTCACTTGTTACTGAAAAGTTAATTGGAAGGTATATGCAGTATAAACAAATtctttttgtgataaaaaatcgattagATTAATACTATTTCCGTAAAATATGACGACAGGATCGGATTGAAATGAATCAACATTTcttatgaaataaattctatCACTAATGTTCGCTAATGAACATATTTGAAATTGACGAATTTATTGGGAACAATACCCCAAAAAGAGCAAGTGGCATCGAGAACTGTAGATATGCTTAAAAACCCGTAGAGTTTTCTTGATTTCCCGTTTCATCTTTACTTTTGTTGAAAtcctacatatttttattgaattttttaatatggtCATTTTTAATAACTGACTCGGTGTGCAAGATACCTTTTATTGTGGCCGTAGAAAGTTTATTTCTTAGTTTCGTTTTCAAACTGTGCGGTAAATATAGAAGCTGTTTGGTTAAAGACGATAATAGTGGAAACATTGCTGAGCCGTCACCGTCTGAATTTAATTTGGAAACGTGCCACCAAAATTCTTTGACACTTGGTATATTAGTCTCATCCAAATTGAAATTGGTATTGCGAAGAAAACTTCTCCATTCTCTATCTAATTCTGTTAAATTTTCTGGACAAATACCTGGGAAATAATATAATGGCTCAGAAATTGTACTCATAAGTTTTTTGCTCAAATCATGACCTAAAATTGCTTGTGGGTAGAGGATTCGGTCCCTATCATATTTTAGCCCCGAAATTTTCGGGATTAAATTCAAAGAATCCCGAATTCCGGAATTTTCAggactaatatattttttatataaatcaataaaatgtgCGTGAAACGAAACgcacttatttttatttgactttGAACGTCAAAATTTGCCGGCCATCTTGTTACACAACTGGTTGCGTTTGTTTCTGCTAACGACCGGTGTCGGATTAAGTATGTGTGTAAAATAGTG belongs to Diorhabda carinulata isolate Delta chromosome X, icDioCari1.1, whole genome shotgun sequence and includes:
- the LOC130900473 gene encoding galactosylgalactosylxylosylprotein 3-beta-glucuronosyltransferase P-like is translated as MNSSKKLISKYTLIIFICTLLLTIEYSIIWNIMNDEDCVRRSELVHISKTIKTSNLPHLYIITPTYKRPEQIPELVRLSQTLLLVPKLTWLVIEDGYEKNEIIENILEKFGLKHEYLLAPMPEKYRSEPSKPKGVSNRNKGLEWIRNNTKSGVVYFADDDNTYDIELFMEIRKTQTVSMFPVGLVTELGLSSPIVENCTFKGFYDGWIGNRKFPVDMAGFAVSVEFLLSRPNASMPYLAGYEEDGFLKSLSPFEPKDAQLLASCCSKILVWHTRTLKNEPAKTTQLFNNTNIELLLKIIL